A window of Tautonia plasticadhaerens contains these coding sequences:
- a CDS encoding DUF420 domain-containing protein, which produces MSSAYRIGIGIVVATVAASTVACVALTDPYPPSRAGYDLGPASTELGPFRFTERSGREVTEADLADRVWVAAFVFSRCPSSCPRISAEMAKLQAELPENSPVRLVSISVDPEYDTPEVLTDFARRYGADPDRWWFLAGDQQATYDLIGRGFLQPVAEASEEDRASGAEAVLHSTKLALVDRGNRVVGLFDIGDEAGMARLRERLPVLSAPAWARNLPAVNASLNGACALLLLVGWAFIRSRRVTAHAATQVAALTVSAVFLACYLVYHAMVGSVKFSGVGPARPAYFSILLSHTVLAVVMVPMILVTVVRALRKRFDRHRRIAQVTFPIWVYVSITGVVIYLMLYRLDFSAAVSTAGP; this is translated from the coding sequence GTGAGCAGCGCCTATCGCATCGGCATCGGCATCGTGGTGGCGACGGTCGCCGCCTCGACGGTCGCCTGCGTCGCCCTGACCGACCCGTACCCGCCCTCCCGGGCCGGATACGACCTCGGCCCGGCCTCGACCGAGCTGGGCCCCTTCCGTTTCACCGAGCGGTCCGGCCGGGAGGTGACCGAGGCCGACCTGGCCGACCGGGTCTGGGTCGCCGCCTTCGTCTTCAGCCGGTGCCCGTCGAGCTGCCCCCGGATCTCGGCCGAGATGGCGAAGCTCCAGGCCGAGCTGCCCGAGAATTCCCCCGTCCGGCTCGTCAGCATCAGCGTCGACCCCGAGTACGACACCCCCGAGGTCCTCACCGACTTCGCCCGCCGCTACGGCGCCGACCCCGACCGCTGGTGGTTCCTCGCCGGGGACCAGCAGGCGACTTACGACCTGATCGGGCGAGGCTTCCTCCAGCCGGTCGCCGAGGCGAGCGAGGAGGACCGGGCCTCCGGTGCCGAGGCGGTCCTGCACAGCACCAAGCTGGCCTTGGTCGACCGCGGCAACCGCGTCGTCGGCCTGTTCGACATCGGCGACGAGGCCGGCATGGCCCGGCTCCGGGAGCGGCTGCCGGTCCTCTCCGCCCCCGCCTGGGCCCGCAACCTGCCCGCGGTGAACGCCTCGCTCAACGGGGCGTGCGCCCTGCTGCTGCTGGTCGGCTGGGCCTTCATCCGGTCGAGACGGGTGACCGCCCACGCGGCCACCCAGGTCGCCGCCCTGACCGTCTCGGCGGTGTTCCTGGCCTGCTACCTCGTCTACCATGCCATGGTCGGCAGCGTGAAGTTCTCGGGGGTCGGCCCGGCCCGGCCGGCCTACTTCTCGATCCTGCTCTCGCACACGGTCCTGGCGGTCGTGATGGTGCCGATGATCCTGGTGACGGTGGTCCGGGCCCTCCGCAAGCGATTCGACCGGCACCGGAGGATCGCCCAGGTCACCTTCCCGATCTGGGTCTACGTCTCGATCACCGGGGTGGTGATCTACCTGATGCTCTACCGGCTCGACTTCTCCGCCGCCGTCTCGACGGCCGGGCCGTGA
- a CDS encoding Gfo/Idh/MocA family protein translates to MTNDHPAAAVGKPVGWGLVGGSGFAAGGAIPAVLAAGNARLCSILSRDPGRATRSARRASGFALARRLGGRRLESRLRYGRVGRRLALARWLGHLGGPPPRAFDRLDAVLRDPDVEAVWVLSPPDLHPEHAIAALEAGRHVLCEKPMATTSADARRMADAAARSGRLLAVGYHMRQHPTARALRRAVEVGEFGAIESLAARLRFRHPDPSDWHRSKARSGGWAVCEAGTHLIDLALWFLGDAVESVQADLSSEHWGFETDDHAVLSIRFEGGCVARLEVEAGQMPPSLSFELVGTDRRASCPDILLGPAGSITVSAPDDPGETTPVPAVDLHRLQVEQFGLAIRGDPDAVFVPAIEAIRNLEVIERARGW, encoded by the coding sequence ATGACCAACGACCACCCGGCCGCCGCGGTCGGTAAGCCGGTCGGCTGGGGGCTGGTCGGCGGCTCCGGGTTCGCCGCCGGCGGGGCAATTCCGGCGGTCCTCGCCGCCGGGAACGCCCGGCTCTGCTCGATCCTCAGCCGGGATCCCGGTCGGGCGACCCGGTCGGCCAGGCGTGCCTCGGGATTCGCCCTCGCCCGCCGGCTGGGGGGCCGTCGGCTCGAATCGAGGCTCCGGTACGGGCGGGTCGGCCGGCGCCTCGCCCTCGCCCGGTGGCTCGGGCACCTTGGCGGCCCGCCTCCGAGGGCCTTCGACCGGCTCGACGCCGTGCTCCGGGACCCTGACGTCGAGGCCGTCTGGGTCCTCAGCCCTCCCGACCTGCACCCCGAGCACGCCATCGCCGCCCTGGAGGCGGGCAGGCACGTCCTCTGCGAGAAGCCGATGGCCACGACCTCGGCCGACGCCAGGCGGATGGCCGACGCCGCCGCCCGGTCCGGCAGGCTGCTGGCCGTCGGGTACCACATGAGGCAGCATCCGACCGCCCGGGCCCTCCGGAGGGCGGTCGAGGTCGGTGAGTTCGGCGCGATCGAGTCGCTGGCCGCCCGGCTCCGGTTCCGCCACCCCGACCCCAGCGACTGGCATCGCAGCAAGGCCCGGAGCGGAGGCTGGGCCGTCTGCGAGGCGGGCACGCACCTGATCGACCTCGCCCTCTGGTTCCTGGGAGACGCGGTCGAGTCGGTCCAGGCGGACCTCTCCAGCGAGCATTGGGGATTCGAGACGGACGACCACGCCGTCCTCTCGATCCGATTCGAAGGGGGATGCGTTGCCCGGCTGGAAGTCGAGGCCGGGCAGATGCCCCCGAGCCTCTCCTTCGAGCTTGTCGGCACCGATCGCCGGGCGAGCTGCCCGGACATCCTGCTCGGCCCGGCCGGCTCGATCACCGTCTCGGCCCCCGACGACCCGGGGGAGACGACGCCCGTCCCCGCCGTCGACCTGCACCGCCTCCAGGTCGAGCAGTTCGGCCTCGCGATCCGGGGTGACCCCGACGCGGTTTTTGTCCCGGCCATCGAGGCGATCCGGAACCTGGAAGTCATCGAGCGCGCCCGGGGCTGGTGA
- a CDS encoding glycosyltransferase: MHVLFVHPNFPAQFGHVADRLSRREGWRCSFVTEKASGRAGEIELVRFTRRGGATEQNHYCSRTFENAVWNAHAVFEALKARPDLRPDLVVGHSGFGSTAFLRELYDAPIINYFEYFYHTKGSDLDFRPDFPPTELDRLRCRARNAMLLLDLHNCDRGYSPTRFQQSRLPAEYRPKVEVIFDGIDADLWHPLPGLPRVVAGREIPEGTKVVTYATRGMESMRGFDLFMKAAKRIAGRRSDVLFLVAGEDRVCYGGDARFTGSKSFKDWVLAQDDYDLSRFVFLGRIPPQELARLFSISDVHLYLTVPFVLSWSLLNAMACGATVVASDTAPVREVVEHGRTGLLVDFFDADGLAEAALGVLEAPDDFRHLGEHAAGLVREHYRLEPCLDRMVALFEEVIASPRGPDR; this comes from the coding sequence ATGCACGTGCTGTTCGTCCACCCGAATTTCCCGGCCCAGTTCGGGCACGTCGCTGACCGGCTCTCCCGCCGCGAGGGCTGGCGATGCTCGTTCGTCACCGAGAAGGCGAGCGGCCGGGCCGGGGAGATCGAGCTGGTCCGCTTCACCCGCCGGGGAGGGGCGACGGAGCAGAACCACTACTGCTCGCGGACCTTCGAGAACGCCGTCTGGAACGCCCACGCCGTCTTCGAGGCGCTGAAGGCCCGGCCCGACCTCCGCCCGGATCTGGTCGTCGGCCACTCGGGCTTCGGTTCCACCGCCTTCCTCAGGGAGCTGTACGACGCGCCGATCATCAACTATTTCGAATATTTCTACCACACGAAGGGCTCCGACCTCGACTTCCGCCCCGACTTCCCCCCCACCGAGCTCGACCGCCTCCGCTGCCGGGCCCGCAACGCCATGCTCCTGCTCGACCTGCACAACTGCGACCGGGGCTACAGCCCGACCCGGTTCCAGCAGTCACGGCTGCCGGCCGAGTACCGCCCGAAGGTCGAGGTGATCTTCGACGGCATCGACGCCGACCTCTGGCACCCCCTGCCAGGCCTGCCCCGCGTCGTCGCCGGCCGGGAGATCCCGGAGGGGACGAAGGTCGTGACCTACGCCACCCGGGGCATGGAGTCGATGCGGGGCTTCGACCTCTTCATGAAGGCCGCGAAACGGATCGCCGGGCGCCGATCCGACGTCCTCTTCCTCGTCGCCGGAGAGGACCGCGTCTGCTACGGCGGGGACGCGAGGTTCACCGGGTCGAAGTCGTTCAAGGACTGGGTGCTGGCGCAGGACGACTACGACCTGTCCCGGTTCGTCTTCCTCGGCCGCATCCCTCCCCAGGAGCTGGCTCGGCTGTTCTCGATCAGCGACGTGCACCTGTACCTGACCGTCCCCTTCGTCCTCTCCTGGTCGCTCCTGAACGCGATGGCCTGCGGCGCCACCGTCGTCGCCAGCGACACCGCCCCGGTCCGGGAGGTCGTCGAGCACGGGCGGACCGGCCTGCTCGTCGACTTCTTCGACGCCGACGGCCTGGCCGAGGCCGCCCTCGGCGTCCTGGAGGCCCCGGACGACTTCCGGCACCTCGGCGAGCACGCCGCCGGCCTCGTCCGCGAGCATTACCGCCTGGAACCCTGCCTCGACCGGATGGTCGCGCTGTTCGAGGAGGTCATCGCGTCTCCCCGGGGGCCCGACCGATGA
- the hemB gene encoding porphobilinogen synthase has translation MPGPRLPADPGRYPTTRPRRVRRHDWSRRLVAEHQLNVDDLIWPLFVFEGPEDRQPVPSMPGVDRLSIDRLVEAAATAADLKIPAIAVFPATDPALKTPDAEEALNPENLVCRAVRAVKAAVSGVGVICDVALDPYSSHGQDGLVRDGYVVNDETVAALCRQAVVQAEAGCDVIAPSDMMDGRVGAIRRALDESGFEHVLVLSYAAKYASAFYGPFRDAVGSASNLGSGDKKTYQMDPANGDEALREVALDVAEGADLVMVKPGMPYLDIVHRVKEAFGLPTYAYQVSGEYAMIRAAADRGWLDGDRAMMESLLAFKRAGADGVLTYFAADAARKLRSG, from the coding sequence ATGCCCGGACCGAGACTCCCGGCCGACCCCGGCCGATACCCGACCACCCGCCCCCGCCGCGTCCGACGCCACGACTGGTCCCGCCGCCTCGTCGCCGAGCACCAGTTGAACGTCGATGACCTCATCTGGCCCCTCTTCGTCTTCGAGGGCCCCGAGGATCGCCAGCCCGTCCCCTCGATGCCCGGCGTCGACCGCCTCTCGATCGACCGGCTCGTCGAGGCCGCCGCCACCGCCGCCGACCTAAAGATCCCGGCCATCGCCGTCTTCCCCGCCACCGACCCCGCCCTGAAGACCCCCGACGCCGAGGAGGCCCTCAACCCCGAGAACCTCGTATGCCGGGCCGTCCGGGCGGTGAAGGCCGCCGTGTCGGGCGTCGGCGTCATCTGCGACGTGGCGCTCGACCCCTACTCCAGCCACGGCCAGGACGGCCTGGTCCGGGACGGCTACGTCGTCAACGACGAGACGGTGGCCGCCCTCTGCCGGCAGGCGGTCGTCCAGGCCGAGGCCGGCTGCGACGTGATCGCCCCCAGCGACATGATGGACGGCCGGGTGGGCGCGATCCGCCGGGCCCTTGACGAATCGGGATTCGAACATGTCCTGGTGCTTTCCTATGCCGCCAAGTATGCGTCCGCCTTCTATGGCCCCTTCCGGGACGCCGTCGGCTCGGCCTCGAACCTCGGCTCCGGCGACAAGAAGACCTACCAGATGGACCCCGCCAACGGCGACGAGGCCCTGCGGGAGGTCGCCCTCGACGTCGCCGAGGGGGCCGATTTGGTCATGGTCAAGCCGGGGATGCCGTATCTCGACATCGTCCACCGCGTGAAGGAGGCCTTCGGCCTGCCGACCTACGCCTACCAGGTGAGCGGCGAGTACGCCATGATCCGGGCCGCCGCCGACCGGGGCTGGCTCGACGGCGACCGGGCCATGATGGAGAGCCTGCTCGCCTTCAAGAGGGCCGGGGCCGACGGCGTGCTCACCTACTTCGCCGCCGACGCCGCCCGAAAGCTCCGGTCGGGCTGA
- a CDS encoding DMT family transporter encodes MPAPEVSRRLDLPAVAGVTLCCALWGGNAVAVKFSVPDLPPFGCAALRFLIALPMVALVCRMLGQPMWVGRRHLGLLAAHAFVSVLQIGTFNWGTSLSLAGRSSVFINVHPLVVAPLSWLVLGERMGALGVVGLVSAAFGVAVLLSTGMQSGGALTGDVVVLLSGAIFGAQTIFQKRTFPVIPPATLLFAQYVVAIPMFLAYSAAVEGFDSYRFTTGAIWGVLFQGVMVSGVCFSVWMLLLGRYQANRIATFAFMTPLFGVAFGSMFRGEAMRWELVAAGALVGTGIFLVSKDRVEHREGPALALPGEDAP; translated from the coding sequence ATGCCCGCTCCCGAAGTCTCCCGCCGTCTCGACCTCCCGGCCGTGGCGGGGGTGACGCTCTGCTGCGCCCTCTGGGGGGGGAACGCCGTGGCGGTGAAGTTCTCGGTGCCGGATCTCCCGCCATTCGGCTGCGCCGCCCTGCGGTTTCTGATCGCCCTGCCGATGGTGGCGCTGGTCTGCCGGATGCTGGGCCAGCCGATGTGGGTGGGGCGGAGGCACCTGGGGCTGCTGGCGGCGCACGCCTTCGTCTCCGTGCTCCAGATCGGCACGTTCAACTGGGGGACGAGCCTGAGCCTGGCGGGGAGGTCTTCGGTTTTCATCAACGTGCACCCGCTGGTGGTCGCCCCGCTGTCCTGGCTGGTGCTGGGGGAGCGGATGGGGGCGCTCGGCGTCGTCGGGCTGGTCTCGGCGGCCTTCGGGGTCGCCGTGCTGCTGTCGACGGGGATGCAGTCGGGGGGGGCGCTGACCGGGGACGTGGTCGTGCTGCTCTCGGGGGCCATCTTCGGGGCGCAGACGATCTTCCAGAAGCGGACCTTCCCCGTGATCCCGCCGGCCACGCTGCTGTTCGCGCAGTACGTGGTGGCGATCCCCATGTTCCTGGCCTATAGCGCGGCGGTCGAGGGGTTCGACTCCTACCGGTTCACGACCGGGGCGATCTGGGGTGTCCTCTTCCAGGGGGTGATGGTCTCGGGCGTCTGCTTCTCGGTCTGGATGCTCCTGCTGGGTCGCTACCAGGCCAATCGGATCGCCACGTTCGCGTTCATGACCCCCTTGTTCGGCGTCGCCTTCGGCAGCATGTTCCGGGGAGAGGCGATGCGCTGGGAGCTGGTCGCGGCGGGGGCGCTGGTGGGGACCGGGATCTTCCTCGTATCGAAGGATCGGGTCGAGCACCGGGAGGGGCCGGCGCTGGCGTTGCCGGGCGAGGACGCGCCGTGA
- a CDS encoding amino acid ABC transporter ATP-binding protein — translation MIEVSGLVKRHGALEVLRGIDLAVDRGEVAVVVGPSGSGKSTFLRCLNGLERFQAGSVVVDGLPLDPWSVDRHREAVLRQIRTRVGMVFQGFNLFPHRTVLQNITEGPIHVLGLDRDEADHRAVALLERVGLREKIDARPVQLSGGQQQRVAIARALAMGPRAILFDEPTSALDPRMTAEVLSVMADLARDGQTMIVVTHAMGFARRVADVVHVFDQGVVVESGPPTAVLDNPSQEATRRFLTETLAA, via the coding sequence ATGATCGAGGTGTCCGGATTGGTGAAGCGACACGGGGCGCTGGAGGTGCTCCGGGGGATCGACCTGGCCGTCGACCGCGGGGAGGTCGCGGTGGTGGTCGGGCCCTCCGGCAGCGGCAAGAGCACCTTCCTGCGCTGCCTGAACGGCCTGGAACGGTTCCAGGCCGGTTCGGTCGTCGTCGACGGCCTGCCGCTCGACCCCTGGTCGGTCGACCGTCACCGCGAGGCAGTCCTCCGGCAGATCCGGACCCGGGTGGGGATGGTCTTCCAGGGCTTCAACCTCTTCCCCCACCGCACCGTGCTCCAGAACATCACCGAGGGGCCGATCCACGTCCTCGGCCTCGACCGGGACGAGGCCGACCATCGGGCCGTCGCCCTGCTGGAGCGGGTCGGACTCCGGGAGAAGATCGACGCCCGCCCCGTGCAGCTCTCCGGCGGCCAGCAGCAGCGGGTGGCGATCGCCCGGGCCCTGGCGATGGGCCCCCGGGCCATCCTCTTCGACGAGCCGACCAGCGCCCTGGACCCCCGGATGACCGCCGAGGTCCTCTCCGTGATGGCCGACCTCGCCCGGGACGGCCAGACGATGATCGTCGTCACCCATGCCATGGGTTTCGCCCGACGCGTCGCCGACGTCGTCCACGTCTTCGACCAGGGCGTCGTCGTCGAGTCCGGCCCCCCCACGGCCGTCCTCGACAATCCGAGCCAGGAGGCCACCCGCCGCTTCCTCACCGAGACGCTGGCGGCGTGA
- a CDS encoding ABC transporter substrate-binding protein/permease: MEQPPSASPPPPAEAGLHRNSPLLPRALRRLIFLPALLLAPLIGAPPASARDALDHVRSTGRLSYGCDMEGGGPYAYIDPDDPGRLVGFEVELVDALAARLGVEAELSQGQWDQLLNVLDAGRVDAVANGYELLPSRVRDYRASRPYYIYQLQLMVREGAPIRSWDDLKAPKPGGGRWSVGVLGTSAAETFARENQDGTVEVRAYTGATDPMMQVLSGRLDATLQDLPAARFYRPQFPGLENVGPPEGRGYYVIYVRNGDEALAGALDRAIEALIADGTLERIYRTYDIWTDAQEELATLDTARVAASMAELSRESDRGWALIWKYRGYLLGAAGTTIVLSVASMPIAIVAGLLIALGRLYGPAFVRIPLSAYVELIRGTPLMLQLFVLFYLANLPPYVAGIAGLAINYSAYEAEIYRAGLQAIPAGQMEAALALGMPRWLALRRVVIPQAVRIVIPPVTNDFIALFKDSSVCSVITIVELSKQYQILANSTGGVLEFALACAVLYLVMSLPLSWLSRWSERRLRGDDRSRATKRGAPE; this comes from the coding sequence ATGGAACAACCCCCGTCCGCGTCTCCTCCCCCCCCGGCCGAGGCCGGCTTGCACCGCAACTCACCTCTCCTCCCGCGAGCCCTCCGAAGGCTGATCTTCCTGCCCGCCCTGCTCCTCGCCCCCCTGATCGGGGCACCACCGGCCTCGGCCCGAGACGCCCTGGACCACGTCCGATCCACCGGCCGGCTCTCCTACGGCTGCGACATGGAAGGCGGCGGCCCCTACGCCTACATCGACCCCGACGACCCCGGCCGGCTCGTCGGCTTCGAGGTCGAGCTGGTGGATGCCCTCGCCGCCCGACTCGGCGTCGAGGCCGAGCTCTCCCAGGGCCAGTGGGACCAGTTGCTCAACGTCCTCGACGCCGGGCGCGTCGACGCGGTCGCCAACGGCTACGAGCTGCTCCCGAGCCGGGTCCGGGACTATCGGGCGTCCCGCCCCTACTACATCTACCAGCTCCAGCTGATGGTCCGGGAAGGCGCCCCCATCCGGTCCTGGGACGACCTGAAGGCGCCGAAGCCCGGCGGGGGCCGCTGGAGCGTCGGCGTGCTCGGCACCTCGGCGGCCGAGACCTTCGCGAGGGAGAACCAGGACGGGACCGTCGAGGTCCGCGCCTACACCGGGGCCACCGACCCGATGATGCAGGTCCTCAGCGGCCGGCTCGATGCCACGCTCCAGGATCTCCCCGCCGCCCGATTCTATCGGCCGCAATTCCCCGGCCTGGAGAACGTCGGCCCCCCCGAGGGGCGCGGGTATTACGTCATCTACGTCCGGAACGGAGACGAGGCGCTGGCCGGGGCTCTCGACCGGGCGATCGAGGCCCTGATCGCCGACGGGACGCTCGAACGCATCTACCGCACGTACGACATCTGGACCGACGCCCAGGAGGAACTCGCCACGCTCGACACCGCCCGGGTCGCCGCCTCGATGGCCGAGCTGAGTCGGGAGTCCGATCGCGGGTGGGCCCTGATCTGGAAGTACCGCGGGTACCTGCTCGGCGCCGCCGGGACGACGATCGTCCTCTCGGTCGCCTCGATGCCCATCGCCATCGTCGCCGGCCTGCTCATCGCGCTGGGCCGCCTCTACGGGCCCGCCTTCGTCCGGATCCCGCTCTCGGCCTACGTCGAACTGATCCGGGGCACCCCGTTGATGCTCCAGCTCTTCGTCCTGTTCTACCTGGCGAACCTGCCGCCGTATGTCGCCGGGATCGCCGGGCTGGCGATCAATTATTCGGCGTACGAGGCCGAGATCTACCGGGCCGGGCTCCAGGCGATCCCCGCCGGGCAGATGGAGGCCGCCCTGGCCCTGGGGATGCCCCGGTGGCTCGCCCTGCGGCGGGTGGTGATCCCCCAGGCGGTCCGGATCGTCATCCCCCCGGTGACCAACGACTTCATCGCGCTGTTCAAGGACAGCTCGGTCTGCTCGGTGATCACGATCGTCGAGCTGAGCAAGCAGTACCAGATCCTCGCCAACAGCACCGGAGGGGTGCTGGAGTTCGCCCTGGCCTGCGCGGTGCTCTACCTGGTGATGAGCCTGCCGCTGTCCTGGTTGTCCCGATGGTCCGAGCGCCGTCTCCGGGGAGACGACCGCTCCCGAGCGACGAAGAGGGGGGCCCCCGAATGA
- a CDS encoding sugar phosphate isomerase/epimerase family protein: protein MPRPITLFTGQWADQPLEHWAPKVAEWGYDGIELPCWGGHFDVKKALEDGSYCKQRKELLGRYGLNCWAISAHLVGQAVLDPIDERHKAILPPHVWGDGDPKGVNERAAEELKDTARAAAKLGVSVVNGFTGSSIWHMLYAFPPTPTSMIDAGFRKFADVFNPILDVFKQEGVRFGLEVHPTEIAFDTYSALKAIDAVDGRPEFGFNYDPSHLLWQGMNPAHYLREPKIRERIYHVHVKDVATTLDGRTGLLSSHLDFGDPRRGWDFRSPGRGQVDFAEIARELNLIGYEGPLSVEWEDPGMDREFGAAEAVQFIKRTMMFPAAGRAFDSAFAEGQSRA from the coding sequence ATGCCCCGTCCGATCACGTTGTTCACCGGCCAGTGGGCCGATCAGCCGCTGGAGCACTGGGCCCCGAAAGTCGCCGAGTGGGGTTATGACGGCATCGAGTTGCCTTGCTGGGGCGGCCACTTTGACGTGAAGAAGGCGCTGGAAGACGGCAGCTACTGCAAGCAGCGCAAGGAGCTGCTCGGCCGCTACGGCCTGAACTGCTGGGCGATCTCGGCCCACCTGGTCGGCCAGGCGGTGCTCGACCCGATCGACGAGCGCCACAAGGCGATCCTGCCGCCCCACGTCTGGGGGGACGGCGACCCGAAGGGGGTCAACGAGCGGGCCGCCGAGGAGCTGAAGGACACGGCCCGGGCCGCCGCCAAGCTCGGCGTCTCGGTGGTCAACGGCTTCACCGGCTCCTCCATCTGGCACATGCTCTACGCCTTCCCCCCCACGCCGACCTCGATGATCGACGCCGGGTTCCGGAAGTTCGCCGACGTCTTCAACCCCATCCTCGACGTCTTCAAGCAGGAGGGGGTCCGCTTCGGGCTGGAGGTCCACCCGACCGAGATCGCCTTCGACACGTACTCCGCCCTCAAGGCGATCGACGCCGTGGACGGCCGCCCCGAGTTCGGCTTCAACTACGACCCCAGCCACCTGCTCTGGCAGGGGATGAACCCCGCCCACTACCTGCGGGAGCCGAAGATCCGGGAGCGGATCTACCACGTCCACGTCAAGGACGTGGCCACCACGCTCGACGGCCGGACCGGCCTGCTCAGCTCCCACCTCGACTTCGGCGACCCCCGCCGGGGCTGGGACTTCCGATCCCCCGGCCGGGGCCAGGTCGATTTCGCCGAGATCGCCCGCGAGCTGAACCTGATCGGCTACGAGGGGCCCCTCTCGGTCGAGTGGGAGGACCCCGGCATGGACCGCGAGTTCGGCGCCGCCGAGGCCGTGCAATTCATCAAGCGGACTATGATGTTCCCCGCCGCCGGCCGGGCCTTCGACTCCGCCTTCGCCGAGGGCCAGTCGAGGGCCTGA
- a CDS encoding vWA domain-containing protein translates to MPPLYRMPVFYLVTLVVGSALGMASLFRGGPGRPPVVGPGVPGPPPGAGRPDVEAAHDPPPVDDGILRTADGLRRKVLVRELGLRPRFGPGPDSPPSGDPLDYYAVQFVFEEARPEGPDGPRSLRVGPAEGPPTGWVPADAVLAWDTRLMARPTPRGGRPPLVVYRERSCLLDALADRDCPRHDGACPTEGREPDPGADDDRTDPTLGLPILSGDAIPQPDGSTRTIFEVASLVEDRSPPPPPPAEPPDHLTRLLRRIDIAFVVDTTASMQSYIDAARGLAADLSDEADRQGVSLRLGLVAYRDEHPAFDYSVRIASPFTHPSIFRKTLDRLDAARRGDGSVAEAVLDGVAAALPAPADEPIGASRHLSWPTGREGDLATKLLVLIGDAPDHDRDASRAQALARLARHHRITIAAVSIRRDDLAGDEPERYQSQWDALASGSYRPRDRDSGFERPIPPVRPGLADASALRPTLRAIIDDRVQYARELAALLDAEAEGRLRDYVDRRGLTLDQVAPVLVDLLGDRPRPDPRLEGVKAPSVRRGWIAERVGGEPMVTVQMLMTRPELDALIDELSQFQQALQGGATDLTDLLRIGTAAAAGESSFLSADRGDRTFAEHLARRQGLPPSPPDSLLSRSQAELLQADAPYRAAVGRRLASAISELVRRRNADDWGDPDRTASGMALVPYEPIDF, encoded by the coding sequence ATGCCGCCGCTCTACCGGATGCCGGTGTTCTACCTGGTGACGCTCGTCGTCGGCTCGGCGCTCGGCATGGCCTCCCTGTTCCGGGGGGGGCCGGGCCGTCCCCCCGTGGTCGGGCCGGGCGTCCCCGGGCCCCCTCCCGGGGCGGGACGGCCGGACGTCGAGGCGGCCCACGATCCGCCCCCGGTCGACGACGGCATCCTCCGGACCGCCGACGGGCTCCGCCGCAAGGTGCTCGTCCGGGAACTCGGCCTCCGCCCTCGATTCGGACCCGGACCGGATTCCCCGCCCTCGGGCGACCCGCTGGACTACTACGCCGTCCAGTTCGTCTTCGAGGAGGCCCGGCCCGAGGGGCCGGACGGCCCCCGTTCCCTCCGGGTCGGCCCGGCCGAGGGGCCCCCGACCGGCTGGGTGCCCGCCGACGCCGTGCTGGCCTGGGACACCCGGCTGATGGCCCGCCCCACCCCCCGGGGCGGCCGTCCTCCGCTGGTCGTCTACCGGGAGAGGTCCTGCCTGCTCGACGCCCTCGCCGATCGGGACTGCCCCCGGCACGATGGCGCCTGCCCCACCGAGGGCCGGGAGCCCGACCCGGGGGCCGACGACGACCGAACCGACCCCACGCTCGGACTGCCGATCCTCTCCGGCGACGCGATCCCCCAGCCCGACGGCTCGACCCGGACGATCTTCGAGGTCGCCAGCCTCGTCGAGGACCGCTCCCCTCCCCCCCCTCCCCCGGCCGAGCCCCCGGATCACCTGACGAGGCTCCTCCGCCGGATCGACATCGCCTTCGTCGTCGACACGACCGCGTCGATGCAGTCCTACATCGACGCCGCCCGGGGCCTGGCCGCCGACCTCTCCGACGAGGCGGATCGCCAGGGAGTTTCACTCCGGCTCGGGCTGGTCGCCTACCGCGATGAACACCCGGCGTTCGACTACTCGGTCCGGATCGCCTCCCCCTTCACCCATCCGAGCATCTTCCGGAAGACGCTCGACCGCCTCGACGCGGCCCGGCGGGGCGACGGCTCGGTCGCCGAGGCCGTGCTCGACGGCGTCGCCGCCGCCCTGCCGGCCCCCGCCGACGAGCCGATCGGCGCCTCCCGGCACCTCTCCTGGCCGACCGGCCGGGAGGGGGACCTGGCGACCAAGCTCCTCGTGCTCATCGGCGACGCCCCCGACCACGACCGGGACGCCTCCCGGGCCCAGGCCCTCGCCCGGCTGGCCCGGCACCACCGGATCACGATCGCCGCCGTCTCGATCCGCCGCGACGACCTCGCCGGGGACGAGCCCGAGCGGTATCAGTCCCAGTGGGACGCCCTCGCCTCCGGGTCCTATCGCCCCCGGGACCGGGACTCCGGCTTCGAGCGGCCGATCCCCCCCGTCCGCCCGGGCCTGGCCGACGCTTCCGCCCTCCGGCCGACCCTCCGGGCGATCATCGACGACCGCGTCCAGTACGCCAGGGAACTCGCCGCGCTGCTCGACGCCGAGGCCGAGGGGAGGCTCCGGGACTACGTCGACCGCCGGGGGCTGACGCTCGACCAGGTCGCGCCCGTGCTCGTCGACCTCCTGGGAGACCGCCCACGCCCCGACCCCCGGCTCGAAGGGGTGAAGGCACCCTCGGTGCGCCGGGGCTGGATCGCCGAGCGGGTGGGGGGGGAGCCGATGGTGACGGTGCAAATGCTGATGACCCGACCGGAGCTGGATGCCCTGATCGACGAACTCAGCCAGTTCCAGCAGGCGCTCCAGGGGGGGGCCACCGACCTGACCGACCTGCTCCGGATCGGCACCGCCGCCGCCGCCGGGGAGTCCTCGTTCCTGTCCGCCGACCGGGGGGACCGCACCTTCGCCGAGCACCTCGCCCGGCGTCAGGGGCTCCCCCCCTCCCCCCCCGACAGCCTGCTCTCCCGCTCCCAGGCCGAGCTGCTCCAGGCCGACGCCCCCTATCGGGCCGCCGTCGGCCGTCGGCTCGCCTCCGCCATCTCCGAGCTGGTCCGCCGCCGCAACGCCGACGACTGGGGCGACCCGGACCGGACGGCATCCGGCATGGCGTTGGTGCCGTATGAGCCGATCGACTTCTGA